From the genome of Gallus gallus isolate bGalGal1 chromosome 24, bGalGal1.mat.broiler.GRCg7b, whole genome shotgun sequence, one region includes:
- the HMBS gene encoding porphobilinogen deaminase isoform X2, whose product MAEVRPATGENGVGSRAIRVGTRRSQLARIQTDSVVEMLREFYPDLCFEIVAMSTTGDKILDTALSKIGEKSLFTKELENALERNEVDLVVHSLKDLPTSLPPGFTIGAICKRENPLDAVVFHPKNCGKTLSVLPEKSVIGTSSLRRAAQLKKKFPQLEFRDIRGNLNTRLKKLDEKEDFSAIILAAAGLKRMGWENRIGQLLSPEDCLYAVGQGALAVEVRAKDQETLNMVSALQDGETVLCCIAERAFMKRLEGGCSVPVAVNTMLKDGQLYLTGAVYSLDGSDSLKETMQTSVNYPHRNEDGPNDDVQHVGITAKNVPGQAQEAAENLGIELASLLLSKGAKHILSVARQLNDAC is encoded by the exons ATGGCGGAGGTGCGCCCGGCTACG GGCGAGAACGGCGTTGGCAGCAGGGCGATCCGCGTGGGTACCCGCCGGAGCCAG CTGGCCCGGATTCAGACTGACAGCGTGGTTGAGATGCTCCGTGAGTTTTACCCTGACCTCTGCTTTGAGATTG TTGCCATGTCTACAACTGGAGACAAGATCTTAGATACAGCGCTTTCTAAG ATTGGGGAGAAGAGCCTCTTCAccaaagagctggaaaatgcACTTGAAAGGAATGA AGTTGACCTGGTAGTTCACTCCTTGAAGGACCTGCCAacttctcttcctcctggctttaCCATTGGTGCTATTTGCAA AAGAGAGAACCCACttgatgctgttgtctttcaccCCAAAAACTGTGGGAAAACGCTCAGTGTTCTTCCTGAAAAGAG TGTTATCGGAACTAGTTCACTTCGGCGAGCGGCCCAGCTCAAAAAGAAGTTCCCTCAGCTAGAATTCAGGGATATT AGAGGAAATTTAAACACCCGCTTGAAGAAGCTGGATGAGAAGGAAGACTTCAGTGCTATAATCCTAGCTGCTGCTGGACTGAAGAGAATGGGCTGGGAGAATCGCATAGGTCAG CTCCTGAGCCCTGAAGATTGTCTGTATGCTGTGGGACAG GGGGCTTTAGCGGTGGAGGTTCGTGCCAAAGACCAAGAAACACTGAATATGGTATCTGCCCTGCAGGATGGGGAAACTGTATTATGCTGCATTGCTGAGAGAGCTTTCATGAAACGTTTG gagGGTGGCTGTAGTGTCCCTGTTGCAGTTAACACCATGCTGAAAGATGGCCAG TTGTACTTGACAGGTGCAGTCTACAGTTTGGATGGATCCGATAGCCTGAAGGAAACAATGCAGACCAGCGTTAATTATCCACACCGG AATGAAGATGGACCAAATGATGATGTGCAGCATGTTGGCATCACAGCCAAGAACGTCCCTGGTCAGGcgcaggaggctgcagagaaCCTTGGTATTGAACTAGCTAGTTTACTTCTGAGCAAGGGAGCTAAGCACATCCTTAGTGTGGCAAGGCAGCTGAACGATGCCTGCTAA
- the HMBS gene encoding porphobilinogen deaminase isoform X4: MLREFYPDLCFEIVAMSTTGDKILDTALSKIGEKSLFTKELENALERNEVDLVVHSLKDLPTSLPPGFTIGAICKRENPLDAVVFHPKNCGKTLSVLPEKSVIGTSSLRRAAQLKKKFPQLEFRDIRGNLNTRLKKLDEKEDFSAIILAAAGLKRMGWENRIGQLLSPEDCLYAVGQGALAVEVRAKDQETLNMVSALQDGETVLCCIAERAFMKRLEGGCSVPVAVNTMLKDGQLYLTGAVYSLDGSDSLKETMQTSVNYPHRNEDGPNDDVQHVGITAKNVPGQAQEAAENLGIELASLLLSKGAKHILSVARQLNDAC; the protein is encoded by the exons ATGCTCCGTGAGTTTTACCCTGACCTCTGCTTTGAGATTG TTGCCATGTCTACAACTGGAGACAAGATCTTAGATACAGCGCTTTCTAAG ATTGGGGAGAAGAGCCTCTTCAccaaagagctggaaaatgcACTTGAAAGGAATGA AGTTGACCTGGTAGTTCACTCCTTGAAGGACCTGCCAacttctcttcctcctggctttaCCATTGGTGCTATTTGCAA AAGAGAGAACCCACttgatgctgttgtctttcaccCCAAAAACTGTGGGAAAACGCTCAGTGTTCTTCCTGAAAAGAG TGTTATCGGAACTAGTTCACTTCGGCGAGCGGCCCAGCTCAAAAAGAAGTTCCCTCAGCTAGAATTCAGGGATATT AGAGGAAATTTAAACACCCGCTTGAAGAAGCTGGATGAGAAGGAAGACTTCAGTGCTATAATCCTAGCTGCTGCTGGACTGAAGAGAATGGGCTGGGAGAATCGCATAGGTCAG CTCCTGAGCCCTGAAGATTGTCTGTATGCTGTGGGACAG GGGGCTTTAGCGGTGGAGGTTCGTGCCAAAGACCAAGAAACACTGAATATGGTATCTGCCCTGCAGGATGGGGAAACTGTATTATGCTGCATTGCTGAGAGAGCTTTCATGAAACGTTTG gagGGTGGCTGTAGTGTCCCTGTTGCAGTTAACACCATGCTGAAAGATGGCCAG TTGTACTTGACAGGTGCAGTCTACAGTTTGGATGGATCCGATAGCCTGAAGGAAACAATGCAGACCAGCGTTAATTATCCACACCGG AATGAAGATGGACCAAATGATGATGTGCAGCATGTTGGCATCACAGCCAAGAACGTCCCTGGTCAGGcgcaggaggctgcagagaaCCTTGGTATTGAACTAGCTAGTTTACTTCTGAGCAAGGGAGCTAAGCACATCCTTAGTGTGGCAAGGCAGCTGAACGATGCCTGCTAA
- the HMBS gene encoding porphobilinogen deaminase isoform X3 — MLREFYPDLCFEIVAMSTTGDKILDTALSKVKDLFQIGEKSLFTKELENALERNEVDLVVHSLKDLPTSLPPGFTIGAICKRENPLDAVVFHPKNCGKTLSVLPEKSVIGTSSLRRAAQLKKKFPQLEFRDIRGNLNTRLKKLDEKEDFSAIILAAAGLKRMGWENRIGQLLSPEDCLYAVGQGALAVEVRAKDQETLNMVSALQDGETVLCCIAERAFMKRLEGGCSVPVAVNTMLKDGQLYLTGAVYSLDGSDSLKETMQTSVNYPHRNEDGPNDDVQHVGITAKNVPGQAQEAAENLGIELASLLLSKGAKHILSVARQLNDAC; from the exons ATGCTCCGTGAGTTTTACCCTGACCTCTGCTTTGAGATTG TTGCCATGTCTACAACTGGAGACAAGATCTTAGATACAGCGCTTTCTAAGGTAAAGGATTTATTTCAG ATTGGGGAGAAGAGCCTCTTCAccaaagagctggaaaatgcACTTGAAAGGAATGA AGTTGACCTGGTAGTTCACTCCTTGAAGGACCTGCCAacttctcttcctcctggctttaCCATTGGTGCTATTTGCAA AAGAGAGAACCCACttgatgctgttgtctttcaccCCAAAAACTGTGGGAAAACGCTCAGTGTTCTTCCTGAAAAGAG TGTTATCGGAACTAGTTCACTTCGGCGAGCGGCCCAGCTCAAAAAGAAGTTCCCTCAGCTAGAATTCAGGGATATT AGAGGAAATTTAAACACCCGCTTGAAGAAGCTGGATGAGAAGGAAGACTTCAGTGCTATAATCCTAGCTGCTGCTGGACTGAAGAGAATGGGCTGGGAGAATCGCATAGGTCAG CTCCTGAGCCCTGAAGATTGTCTGTATGCTGTGGGACAG GGGGCTTTAGCGGTGGAGGTTCGTGCCAAAGACCAAGAAACACTGAATATGGTATCTGCCCTGCAGGATGGGGAAACTGTATTATGCTGCATTGCTGAGAGAGCTTTCATGAAACGTTTG gagGGTGGCTGTAGTGTCCCTGTTGCAGTTAACACCATGCTGAAAGATGGCCAG TTGTACTTGACAGGTGCAGTCTACAGTTTGGATGGATCCGATAGCCTGAAGGAAACAATGCAGACCAGCGTTAATTATCCACACCGG AATGAAGATGGACCAAATGATGATGTGCAGCATGTTGGCATCACAGCCAAGAACGTCCCTGGTCAGGcgcaggaggctgcagagaaCCTTGGTATTGAACTAGCTAGTTTACTTCTGAGCAAGGGAGCTAAGCACATCCTTAGTGTGGCAAGGCAGCTGAACGATGCCTGCTAA
- the HMBS gene encoding porphobilinogen deaminase isoform X1, which produces MAEVRPATGENGVGSRAIRVGTRRSQLARIQTDSVVEMLREFYPDLCFEIVAMSTTGDKILDTALSKVKDLFQIGEKSLFTKELENALERNEVDLVVHSLKDLPTSLPPGFTIGAICKRENPLDAVVFHPKNCGKTLSVLPEKSVIGTSSLRRAAQLKKKFPQLEFRDIRGNLNTRLKKLDEKEDFSAIILAAAGLKRMGWENRIGQLLSPEDCLYAVGQGALAVEVRAKDQETLNMVSALQDGETVLCCIAERAFMKRLEGGCSVPVAVNTMLKDGQLYLTGAVYSLDGSDSLKETMQTSVNYPHRNEDGPNDDVQHVGITAKNVPGQAQEAAENLGIELASLLLSKGAKHILSVARQLNDAC; this is translated from the exons ATGGCGGAGGTGCGCCCGGCTACG GGCGAGAACGGCGTTGGCAGCAGGGCGATCCGCGTGGGTACCCGCCGGAGCCAG CTGGCCCGGATTCAGACTGACAGCGTGGTTGAGATGCTCCGTGAGTTTTACCCTGACCTCTGCTTTGAGATTG TTGCCATGTCTACAACTGGAGACAAGATCTTAGATACAGCGCTTTCTAAGGTAAAGGATTTATTTCAG ATTGGGGAGAAGAGCCTCTTCAccaaagagctggaaaatgcACTTGAAAGGAATGA AGTTGACCTGGTAGTTCACTCCTTGAAGGACCTGCCAacttctcttcctcctggctttaCCATTGGTGCTATTTGCAA AAGAGAGAACCCACttgatgctgttgtctttcaccCCAAAAACTGTGGGAAAACGCTCAGTGTTCTTCCTGAAAAGAG TGTTATCGGAACTAGTTCACTTCGGCGAGCGGCCCAGCTCAAAAAGAAGTTCCCTCAGCTAGAATTCAGGGATATT AGAGGAAATTTAAACACCCGCTTGAAGAAGCTGGATGAGAAGGAAGACTTCAGTGCTATAATCCTAGCTGCTGCTGGACTGAAGAGAATGGGCTGGGAGAATCGCATAGGTCAG CTCCTGAGCCCTGAAGATTGTCTGTATGCTGTGGGACAG GGGGCTTTAGCGGTGGAGGTTCGTGCCAAAGACCAAGAAACACTGAATATGGTATCTGCCCTGCAGGATGGGGAAACTGTATTATGCTGCATTGCTGAGAGAGCTTTCATGAAACGTTTG gagGGTGGCTGTAGTGTCCCTGTTGCAGTTAACACCATGCTGAAAGATGGCCAG TTGTACTTGACAGGTGCAGTCTACAGTTTGGATGGATCCGATAGCCTGAAGGAAACAATGCAGACCAGCGTTAATTATCCACACCGG AATGAAGATGGACCAAATGATGATGTGCAGCATGTTGGCATCACAGCCAAGAACGTCCCTGGTCAGGcgcaggaggctgcagagaaCCTTGGTATTGAACTAGCTAGTTTACTTCTGAGCAAGGGAGCTAAGCACATCCTTAGTGTGGCAAGGCAGCTGAACGATGCCTGCTAA
- the HMBS gene encoding porphobilinogen deaminase isoform X5, which produces MHLKGMSLWHYVTQPAVQCCDCCSLIHRVDLVVHSLKDLPTSLPPGFTIGAICKRENPLDAVVFHPKNCGKTLSVLPEKSVIGTSSLRRAAQLKKKFPQLEFRDIRGNLNTRLKKLDEKEDFSAIILAAAGLKRMGWENRIGQLLSPEDCLYAVGQGALAVEVRAKDQETLNMVSALQDGETVLCCIAERAFMKRLEGGCSVPVAVNTMLKDGQLYLTGAVYSLDGSDSLKETMQTSVNYPHRNEDGPNDDVQHVGITAKNVPGQAQEAAENLGIELASLLLSKGAKHILSVARQLNDAC; this is translated from the exons atgcACTTGAAAGGAATGA GTCTCTGGCACTATGTGACCCAACCAGCTGTTCAGTGTTGTGACTGCTGTTCTCTAATTCATAGAGTTGACCTGGTAGTTCACTCCTTGAAGGACCTGCCAacttctcttcctcctggctttaCCATTGGTGCTATTTGCAA AAGAGAGAACCCACttgatgctgttgtctttcaccCCAAAAACTGTGGGAAAACGCTCAGTGTTCTTCCTGAAAAGAG TGTTATCGGAACTAGTTCACTTCGGCGAGCGGCCCAGCTCAAAAAGAAGTTCCCTCAGCTAGAATTCAGGGATATT AGAGGAAATTTAAACACCCGCTTGAAGAAGCTGGATGAGAAGGAAGACTTCAGTGCTATAATCCTAGCTGCTGCTGGACTGAAGAGAATGGGCTGGGAGAATCGCATAGGTCAG CTCCTGAGCCCTGAAGATTGTCTGTATGCTGTGGGACAG GGGGCTTTAGCGGTGGAGGTTCGTGCCAAAGACCAAGAAACACTGAATATGGTATCTGCCCTGCAGGATGGGGAAACTGTATTATGCTGCATTGCTGAGAGAGCTTTCATGAAACGTTTG gagGGTGGCTGTAGTGTCCCTGTTGCAGTTAACACCATGCTGAAAGATGGCCAG TTGTACTTGACAGGTGCAGTCTACAGTTTGGATGGATCCGATAGCCTGAAGGAAACAATGCAGACCAGCGTTAATTATCCACACCGG AATGAAGATGGACCAAATGATGATGTGCAGCATGTTGGCATCACAGCCAAGAACGTCCCTGGTCAGGcgcaggaggctgcagagaaCCTTGGTATTGAACTAGCTAGTTTACTTCTGAGCAAGGGAGCTAAGCACATCCTTAGTGTGGCAAGGCAGCTGAACGATGCCTGCTAA